Part of the Planococcus plakortidis genome is shown below.
AGTTCGAGCACTTGCATTGCACGGATATGCTCCATATACTGTGTAGTGATTTGGGAAACGGGAATATCGTAAATATCGATTTCCAAACGCTGGATTAAATGCAATAATAAATCAAGCGGGCCTTCAAAGGCATCCACTTTCACTTCATAAGACATGTGACTACCACCTGACTGTTCATATTCCTGCTATAACTGATTATAAAAGAAAGGAGACCGAAATGCATCCGCTTAACCATCCCTTATTCCTCCAGTACATCATCCATTTCAATGATGAAAGAGATTACTTCGAATGCCATGAAGTCGGCGAAGAGTATTGGAAACAAATCGCACCGAAAGACAAGGCGCATCCTTTGACCGGATGGATCCAACTGGCGGTCGGCATGTATCATTGGCGCCGCAGCAATTATCCCGGGGCGCTCCGTTCGCTCATCCGGGCCAAACCGAAACTCGCCGAAGCAGGCGTCTGGAGCGAGGGTTTCGACCATGAACAATTGGCACTGCTCCTGAACGAATCGATCCAGGGCGTCACAGACCGCGAGCCATTCGAACCCCGCGACCTCCCGCTTTTGCCGGGCGACTTGGCCCAAGCCATCGAAG
Proteins encoded:
- a CDS encoding DUF309 domain-containing protein, translated to MHPLNHPLFLQYIIHFNDERDYFECHEVGEEYWKQIAPKDKAHPLTGWIQLAVGMYHWRRSNYPGALRSLIRAKPKLAEAGVWSEGFDHEQLALLLNESIQGVTDREPFEPRDLPLLPGDLAQAIEARRQQYIAPAHDEYYLMHKHRLRDRTEIIALRQQKKRRNL